tattattttttgtttcagCAGTATAATAAGCAACAGAACAGTCCATCACTGAAGAAACTTCTTAGTATGGAACCAACGACAAAGAATGGTCTAAAACAAGCAAAAGATTTGGTAGCTCTTGTCATAAAAGTACGATTTAAGCAAATCATGATTAAAATATGATTTCAAATAATGACGAAACACATAAATAATAAGATCATATATATAAAGCCAATACTATTTTACAAACAACACATGAGGAGATCAAATCCTGTCGGTAGTAACACCGATGTTTTACCATTATCATGGCATGCATGATAAGCACATGTTTTTTCTTGCATtaaattttttgagaaatattCACTAGCTAGAACGGCAAAAAGAGTTTCTGGTATTAGGCATTAGCACACTAACCCTTCAACCATTACTTCTCCTTAAAGACAAAGCTTAGCCAATGTATATTAAGGTTTGTTTGGTTTCATGTAACTCTCACATTCAGGTCAAAAACCTAGCTCAGCCTCTACGGATCAAATAAAACTATATGGCCTGTTATTACCTgtaacatacatatatatacatgcaTATCTTTATCAGAATTTCGCTTACAAGTTTACGTGTACAACTCATTGAATTACCAACTAATTACTCTaaggtgtatttttatttatttaattcttCATGCAACAAACTGAAAAGTTCTTCCTACCTTCCcattattattcatataaataCTTCATGTGTGCTACTACATGATGCATTAATCATTCACAAgaatcaaattttcaaacaatATACGCAATAATGGCAAGCTTGTGTGGTTTCATGCATAACAGTGTCTTAACCTTTCTCTTCTGCTGTATGATGATTGTTGGCTTAATAATGCCTTCACCATCTGAAGCTGCCATAAAGAAATACAAATTTGATGTGAGTTATATTTGTTTGACCATATCAATTATCATAATCTACTGCTTATATTAGATATCCATGCAAAAATGCAAAACAACTCTTGATTTATATATCATTTTTCTGCTTTCTACGTACACAGATTCAATTGAAGAGTGTGAGTAGGCTGTGCCATGCAAAACCCATTGTAACAGTAAATGGAAGGTACCCAGGGCCAACTGTTTATGCTAGAGAAGGAGATAGAGTACAAGTCACTGTCACCAACCATGTACAATACAACTTGTCCATTCATTGGTAAGCCaaattaacattttaaaatgTATGTTATTCATGACTTAATTATgcttaattattagttaatgtTAATTAATACATAGGCATGGGCTCAAACAACATCGCAATGGGTGGGCTGATGGACCCGCTTATATCACACAGTGTCCTATTCAAACCGGAAACAGCTACACTTATGACTTTAATGTTACTGGGCAAAGAGGAACACTGTGGTGGCATGCACACATTCTCTGGCTCAGGGCCACTGTGTATGGTGCAATTGTCATTATGCCTAAACTTGGAACACCATTTCCTTTCCCACAGCCAGCTAGAGAGTTCGAAATTCTCCTAGGTGAATGGTGGAACAATGATGTGGAAGAAATTGAGAAACAAGGGACCCAAATGGGAGTGCCACCAAATATCTCAGATGCACATACAATCAATGGCAAACCAGGACCTCTATTTCCTTGTTCTGACAAGCgtaagaaaattaattaaatattcaGTCATGCTACGTAgtgtatactaaaatcagtcattggtataaaatacatgttaaaatataaatatacattgaaaataaattaaaccacatatatatttatatacaaatatattaatagctgattttaattgttgattttagggtacaaatagcatttttgaTAAACATTAGTGCATGAAATTAAACATATGTTTTTATACTATGCAAGATATTTGTTTTAACTGCGTATTTGTTTCAATTTATTCAGACACTTATGTAATGGAGGTGGAACAAGGGAGGTGTTACCTGCTGAGAATCATCAATGCTGCACTCAATGATGAACTCTTTTTCGCCATTGCGGGTCACAACATGACAGTTGTGGAGGTTGATGCAGTTTACACAAAACCATTCACCACAAGTTCCATACTAATTGGACCAGGACAAACCACAAACGTTTTAGTCCATGCCAACAATGTTCCAAGCAGGTACTTCATGGCCGCAAGGGTCTTCATGGATGCTCCAATCTCAGTTGACAACAAAACCGCCACAGCTATATTCCAATACAAAGGCATCTCAAACACTGTGATCCCTTCTCTGCCTCAACTTCCTGCTAAAAATGACTCAGCATTTGCTCTGAGTCTCAACAAGAAACTCAGAAGCCTAAACTCTGATCAATACCCTGCTCTTGTTCCTCTCAAAGTTGATAGAAACCTCTTCTACACTATTGGTTTAGGCATGAATCCTTGCCCTACGTGTGTCAATGGAACAAGACTAGTTGCTTCATTGAACAATGTCTCATTTGTGATGCCACAAACTGCACTTCTTCAAGCTCACTATTTAAACCTCAAGGGCGTTTTCAGAACTGATTTTCCTGATAGACCTTCAAAACCTTTCAACTATACCGGTGCGCCGCTAACGGCAAATCTTGCCACCTTAACGGGGACACGGCTTAGCAAGATTGCCTTCAATTCTTCGGTGGAGCTGGTTTTGCAAGATACCAATCTCCTCTCAGTTGAGTCACATCCATTCCACCTTCATGGATATAATTTCTTTGTTGTTGGAACTGGTGTTGGTAACTTTGATCCATCTAAAGACCCTGCTAACTACAACTTGGTTGACCCCATTGAAAGGAACACCGTTGGAGTTCCCACCGGTGGTTGGGTAGCTATTCGTTTCAGGGCCGATAATCCAGGTAAAAACACTGTTTAAACACCACACACAAATAAAACAGTAATATTAgggagacaaaaaaaaatcagaacCTAACTTATttagcaataataataaatactaaataagatAATATCTAATTGTttttggctaattttttttgttattaaacaTTTTTGCATATAAAAATACAAGTCATACAAATATTTCTCTTAAATAGTCATATTCTTCTTCTGTAGTGACATTTTTCCCCTGTGTAtggtgatatatatatatatatatatatatataggtgttTGGTTCATGCATTGTCATCTGGAGCTGCACACTGGTTGGGGATTGAAAATGGCTTTTCTTGTTGAAGATGGACCAGAAAAAGATCAATCTGTTTTGCCACCACCAAAGGACCTTCCCACATGCTAGCCGTCTACACTAAATTATAGGAAAACAAGGATTGGATTGTATTGAACGTTTTTTCTAATGTTTTTGTTGTGTTCTTTTATTTGTCTGCTTAGCCTTCCGCTGGTAAATTTTGCAGAAGGCTTTTAATTGTGAATTAATAAGAACAGAGCAATGTAAGGAAGCTTTTTGGGATTTATTTTGTTGAATTTTCAAATGTGATTCATTACTGTTTTCTTGTTATTTGTGCGAGTGTTGATTTCTAGCTATGATTGAACTCAAAGTACATTGGTTACCAAACTAACACGGTTACACTAAATCCACATTGATTATTGTTATATACTAATTAACTTTATAATAACatgaatataaatataaaagaagTTGATTAGAGAGATATGTGTACTAAATCTCCATTTTAGTCGCTAAGATTCATATGCCTATTTATTTTGGTcgttgaaatttaaaattacccATACTAATCTTTTAGATTTAAGTTTGAGCACCAATGTGGTTTTTCGACTCTTTCCGATGATGACCAGACAAATGAAATGCTGAGTAAAGATGATGAATAAACAACATCGTTTATCTTTGGCAcccaaacaaataaaaaatgtcGTCGCTTTGTATATGAAGGAAGAAAAAATGATGGAGAcccaaaataaattatttttcttcttttctaccTCCACTATTCTTCATTTCTGACTTGTTGGGCGCCAAAAAGAAATGATGGTATTTATTTATCATCCGACGTAGTAGGAAATATACCATCTCAACACTCCATTTGCCTAATCATCGCCAAAAAGAATCGTAGGACTATATTGGTGCCCAAACTTAAATCTAGaggactaatataaataattttgataaaacAATATATATCAAGTAACTTTGTTATTCACTGGCTGGTTTAAATTAGTTTTGGAATTCAAATCTACATTGCCAGCTTAAAAgatattgtaaaaaaaattatcctatatatattaaaaattatcttttataatTCTCATTTTAtacaatattataatatttatttctatacgataataaatttatatgtattaataaaataaaaattttaacaaataaaatatgatatatagattatattattcatgtcagtatatatatttttttaaaaaaatatatcatattaTTATCTTAATTAAAACATTCTTACAATTTATTagaaaaaagacaaaaaaatccTTAAGTATAATTCACAtgtcatatttttatttttttaataaattataaagatattttaataaatacaatgatatgatatatttaaaaaaaacttaaatattggcttaaataatataattcacattagtatttttatttatttatatttttatcatatcactatatctaaatttattatgGAAAACAAACACCTAAATTTATAGCTTTAATTTGATTAATGAAAATACAACTTCAAATGTCCAATAAATACCTTATGGTAATAATAAGATTATCAAATTACCTTTTGATCAGtcactaaaaaaaattacctttTGATGTGGgttttttacttaaataaaataaaaagagaaagaaattatTAAATTCTCCTAAATCACATTTTGAAATATGAATATCCTGTTTTTACTATTATATAAATCGTTCTAGGAGGTTGAGGTTTATATAATATGTTAGTCTTGCCACCATATAACAATTTATGCATGAATGTGAATTTCGAAAGAAGCATAAATCGTGCCAGGACCTAGGGGTTTAGGAGTGGACATAAATTGTTCCAGGCTAGAGTAAGTCACGTGTTGGCAGACTTAACCTCACCAGGGAGGCACGATTTACGTGCAAAAGAGGACACCATTCACCTTGGCGCGATTTACGATCATTTATGAGACCCTCAACAACCTGCAACGATTAATGTATCAGGGAGCTAACCCCAAGGAGGTTGCAATGATTTAAGCTTGTTTGGATCCCTGTAGACTTTGTGGCGATTCACGAAGTGGACCATCAGCCTCTATTGATTCCTTGCCGAAAGCTTTGGGAGAGAAGGTGGGTGAGGAAGACAGCCAGCATTTTTTTGGGTGGCAGTGAGTTGAGGTGGGCGGCATTCTCTGGTGACGGTGCGGCGGTGGGTAGGCAGAGCAGCCACTGCCTGACATAGTAGGGCACAGAGCGGCGAGGTGTGTAAGGATGGTCGCCAATCAAGGAGATATGTACCGCTTGAATGACATTGCACATGTCGCCAAATTTATCGACCAAGAGGTTAGTTATCGGAATCCATATTTAGTTGAGTTAGTTGATGTTATAGTTCTTCTGTTTGTTACATTGGTATGTTGATGAGTTAAATATGGTTTGAATATGGATGTTAGAACATTGGGTCTCAGCATGTTGTAGGATGCGTTGTTTAGTGATCTCGTAGGTTCTTGGTTGGTGCACGGGATGTTAgatgttaaattttttaatgacAGAGAGAAATTTGTTTACGACCAAACGAGCTTAAATCATTGCAACCTCCTTAGGGTTAGCTCCCTGATACATTAATCGTTGCAGGTTGTTGAGGGGTCTCATAAATGATCGTAAATCGCGCCAAGGTGAATGGTGTCCTCTTTTGCACGTAAATCATGCCTCCCTGGTGAGGTTAAGCCTGTCAACACATGACTCAGTCTGGTCTAAGACAATTTATGTCCACTCCTAACCCCCTGAGCCCTGGCACAATTTTATGCTTCTTTTGAAATGTCTATGCATGCATAAAtcatcctaaggtgtcaagacTAACATATTATATAACCTCCAACTCCCTAGACGATTTATATAATAGTGGAAACAGGATATTCACGTTTTAAAATGTGATTTAGGAGAATTCAGtaatttcttcctccctttgaTATCTCCACTCAATCGAATAATTATGGTGaatattaagaaaaaattacactaaacataactaaaagaaatagtctatattttctgtttaattatatattacatattttcaaaattaattttaataataataatataattattaatgttttgaaaatCGTTTCAAATTAATCGGTCGAACCGTGAACCGTTAATAATACGATTTGAACAGAAGATAAACTGCAAAATTTGAAAACCAAAATTGATCTGCCGAATTGGCTGGGAATCGGTCGGTCGAACCAAACCGTGACCCGTCCGGTTTTTTAAATTTCCCCAAAATGCCGCGTTTTGCATGCTGGAAGGGGTGAAGGGCCAAAGGGAACCCTAGTCACCCACACTCCCACAGAGGCACACAGACCCACTCACGGACTCACCTCACCCCTCTCCTCTCTGACTCTCTCGAGCCTCCACTTTCACCTCTCACGTCTCCAGTCTCCACTCTCACTCTTCGTTGAGCCACCGCCACTTCCGTTCAGCCACCGCCGCTGTCGCAACATCCGTTGAGCCAACATCACCCAGCTCTGTTCGCGCAGCCACGGACCGTCGCGAAGTCAGCCTTTGAAAATCGCAGCCACTGGCATCGCCAGCTTCCGTCGCGCAGTGTCTTCCCCCCACCGCCGCCAGCTCTGTTCGACACTTTCCGTCGCGCCACTGTCCCCGCCAGCTCTGCATTTTTCCAGGTTTCCAGTCTGTTgattgtaataataattgttgaaGCATGATTAATTCATTTAATTGTTGAAGGCTTGAAGCTTATTGCTGGTTATTAGAATATTTTTCAGACAGAATGTTCTTCACATCAAAAGTGATTAATTGTTGGTTCTAAACTGTGCTGTtgattgtttgaagccttgaagCATGAATAATTGTTGAAGCTGATTGCTGGTTATTAGAATATTTTTCACACACTGTATGGAATGTTCTTCACATCAAAATTGACTAATTGTTTGTTCTAAACCTTGTTTTTAATTGCTTGaagtatgattaattgttgaAGCTAATTGCTTAAAGCATGATTAAATGTTTAATTGTTGAAGCTGAATGCTTGAAGCATGattaataattgaataattgttgaataATTTTGGATAATTTTGGATGTTGTTTGTTGAGATTATTGGGTAGTGAGATGTTGTGATATTGTAATTGAATAATTGCTGGTTATTAAGAAGATGTTTTCATGAGTACAAAATTAGGAGTACAAAATTAGGAATACACTAAAGAATGAGGACCGCAAAAAATGGTTGATGAATTTTGAGCTTTCTTGTTCAAAACAAACTTTTAGGAATGCCACACCCCCTAACCTCACATCACCGctctcttctattctttctGCTACTTCGATTTTTCAGCTTGTAAATACAGCCACagctaataattaaaaattaataaatttataacacAAAAATGAATGGAAGGGGTTcaattattttacttaattgAATAAACTGGTTAATAATTTAGAAACCAAAgccataaaataaaatcaatataAGATTCCTTTTCTGGGTTATTAAATCAAATTGTCCAGTAGTTTCCCATGTTCGATACTTAGTTACAGAGTTTATTTACCGGCTTTGAGAGCCTTGTTTGGAATTAAAAATAATGGGCACAATAAAAGTTAGTTAATAAAgttgttatatatttatgtatatacatatattatttattttatatatttttaatgtgtattcaTATTCTACTTGCATTTTATacaagttatttatttatattttatttattattttattataaaatagttttttgGTTTAATTATGGTCAAATCGGTTGAGTCTATAAACTATTAAACTAGTAATTAGAGCCGTTGCATGATCGATTCGGAACCTTGATAATTACACATGAATTAACATTTATTAGTGTCTTCTTTCCTATAATGGTCTAGACAGTAGAGGTTCTCCCATAAACCCTACACCCAATTGACCCAAAAGCAGTGAATCCGCCATAAACCCTACTACCCTGTTAGGAAGTCATAAGAAACGAACCCATAGGAACAAAATTCCTGAAATGACCCTACCCTAATATCAAACACTGCCAATAACACACTCTTTCCCTCCTCTGCTTCCAGCAGCTCAGAATCGCACCAGCTCCTCATCCTCCTCCGTCGCCGCCTCTGACCACCGCCCTTTTCTTCTCTACCGCTGGAACCACGCTCCTTGTTCCCTGAAGCCACTAGCAAGTCACGCTCTATTCCAGACAACCGTCCTGCGAGCTCGCCGACACCACAACCTTCGCACACGCCGCCGTCTGCCTTCGTCTTTCTCCGCTGGTGCCAACATGGAGGGTTTAGGCAGCCATGCTATGATGGACTCAACGGAGTTGAAGGTTAGTGAGTTATTGAAAGAGGTCCACCTTTATCATTCCTCTCACTTCTCCAGCATCGTTGATAAAACCGTCTCCGCCATAAAGTCATGCATCGACGAAATCCCCGTTGACTTCAAGGTCTGCTCTTTCAAGCtcatattattataatttgttCTTTTTGGAGGATTCAACGCTGATTCTTTGAGTGCTGATGAGTTTTCAGGTAACTGCGGATGTAGCACCGAAATTCGTGAGGGACATTGGTGCAGATAAGGTTGACTTCATGTTTAAGAAGCCATCACTCATCGAAATCGGAGGCAGTTATTCTATTCAGAATCTCGTTAGACCTGAGCTCAATGTTGATCTTATTATCAGGTTACCCAAggtatattattttaatattcatataaatttaaactaaaaGAAGGGATAACCAAACTTATATACATGTTAATGTTCATGGTATTAATGTCACGCTATTTTCCTATTATTATGTTAGGGGTGTTTCCACGAGAAAGATTACTTAAATTATAGGTACCATGCCAAAAGGTGCCTTTATCTCTGCTTGATCAAGAAGTACTTGGAGGCTTCTCCATCTATTGGTAAGGTTGAATGGTCTACCTTTCAGAATGAAGCCCGAAAGCCTCTGCTGCTTGTTTATCCAGGtaatttctttttgttcttgCACACATTTTACCTTAAAACAATAGTGGCATGGCTAACATTAAAAGGGAAAAATTGCAGCTGCAAAGGTTGCTGAAGTTCCTGGTCTTTTTGTAAGAATCATTCCGTCAGCTACGTCTCTATTTACCTTATCAAAGCTGAACATGAAGCGTAATAACATTCATAATTTGAATCATGGTTTGTTCCTCGACTTCCCCCGATATCTagttatctatattttgtttcattGAGATAACGGCTTCTTCCCTTTTCTACAACCTATTAATCATTGATTGTTAATATTCTCAAGGGACCACACTTCAGGCTACGCCAAAGTACAATTGTAGCATTCTGGAAGACATGTTTCTAGAGGATACAGAATTTGTCAACAAAACATTTCTTGGTTGGAAGGAAATAAGAGAGGCTTTGATCCTGCTTAAGGTTTGATATTTGAATATTACTTTTGCATCATGCATAACATGATAACATCTAATAATGttaaagatatatatataatagggAACACGGAATTGAGTTCTTGTTTCCATTGATCTAGGTTTGGGCTCGACAGAGAAGTTCAATATATGTTCATGATTGCCTGAATGGGTTTTTGATTTCTGTCATACTGGCATATCTTGCTTCTAGGCAACAAATCAGCAATTCAATGAAGGCAATCGAAATAGTTCGGGTTACTTTGAACTTCATTGGTATGTGCATAGACTCTCCTTTGTATCATCATCATGATTGGTCAGTTACAAAAGTGTATCTGTTCAGATTGTTTGCGCTTAAGATAGACATCCATTTCTTTCATGTAAATGCTATGGACAAAATTATTGTAACTTTTGTGCTATACTTGGCTAATGTTTTGGTGTCTACTGTATTTTATGTATTTGCATTTTGCAATTGTTTAACATTGTTCCTCTTTACTGGTATATCCAATTTGATAGTTTTGTTATGGAAGCCTATGCCATATCCTTTCAATCCAGTGTCACATGTAGtttcttaattaattttgtaGCCAATTTGCTATTGACAAAGAACCATCACAGATTGGGACTTGGGAGTGGGGATTAGGTTTTGACATTCAATGCACATATGTTGTGTAATAAGTATATATTCATTGTTgcaaatgttttttttttttgtagcaGCTTCGGAGTCGTGGAGCCGAGGGCTATACTTTCCAAAGACAGGCCTGAGTAGTATTACAAAAGAGGTCCACATCTCTacttgttttttaatttttccattatttggttttgtttttcttttaactGTGCTATCATATTATGTGGTATTTAGTTGCATTCACCTTCCATTTGTTATCTGTTCTGATATCAACATCTTGAGTGATTTGGTTCTCTTTTTTCCCTATTGTCTGTTTTTTTATACTTGAGAGAGGGAGCCAGCCCGACCTAGTGAAACAAGGCTTAGTTGTTGACTATCTCATACCTATGATTTtgcataatatataatatatttgcAATTTACAACATGTTATGTGCATTACATTGTCTTAATACAATCATTGTGTCCATGATTTTCATTTTCAGGAAAAGATTCAGCTTAAAGAGTCATTTCCTGTTATCATATGCCATCCATCTGGAGGATTCAATTTGGCTTTCCGAATGTCTAGAAATGGTTTAAATCAGGTATGTAGGCCATAATACCAATTTTAatgtttccttttcctttttctatAGCTGCTGTTCTCCTTATTTTCTTTGCTTTTGTTCCACATATTTTATATTCAGCTTCAAGATGAGGCTGCTTTGACACTTAAGTGCATGGAAAAGTGTAGAGATGGCGGATTTGAGGAAGTTTTTATGACCAAGATAGACTATGCGGTTAAATACGACTATTGCATAAGGTAACTTATTccgtttaattttttttgtgtccGTTAGTCTGATTGAATGCTTTTCCTGTTGGATGGTAATATAAGTCATAGGAGTGTTACTTTGCGATCTCCATGTTCTAGTGCAAAACTTTTTGCATGTTTTACTTTGTTGTATACTTTTCAATGTTCTTTGTAGATTAATTACATTCTACAATTGGAATCTGATCAATGTAATATGTTGGAAATATAATATAGATACAAAGGAAAATGAAG
The genomic region above belongs to Arachis stenosperma cultivar V10309 chromosome 5, arast.V10309.gnm1.PFL2, whole genome shotgun sequence and contains:
- the LOC130982603 gene encoding laccase-11-like codes for the protein MASLCGFMHNSVLTFLFCCMMIVGLIMPSPSEAAIKKYKFDIQLKSVSRLCHAKPIVTVNGRYPGPTVYAREGDRVQVTVTNHVQYNLSIHWHGLKQHRNGWADGPAYITQCPIQTGNSYTYDFNVTGQRGTLWWHAHILWLRATVYGAIVIMPKLGTPFPFPQPAREFEILLGEWWNNDVEEIEKQGTQMGVPPNISDAHTINGKPGPLFPCSDKHTYVMEVEQGRCYLLRIINAALNDELFFAIAGHNMTVVEVDAVYTKPFTTSSILIGPGQTTNVLVHANNVPSRYFMAARVFMDAPISVDNKTATAIFQYKGISNTVIPSLPQLPAKNDSAFALSLNKKLRSLNSDQYPALVPLKVDRNLFYTIGLGMNPCPTCVNGTRLVASLNNVSFVMPQTALLQAHYLNLKGVFRTDFPDRPSKPFNYTGAPLTANLATLTGTRLSKIAFNSSVELVLQDTNLLSVESHPFHLHGYNFFVVGTGVGNFDPSKDPANYNLVDPIERNTVGVPTGGWVAIRFRADNPGVWFMHCHLELHTGWGLKMAFLVEDGPEKDQSVLPPPKDLPTC